In Niallia sp. FSL W8-0635, one genomic interval encodes:
- a CDS encoding GntR family transcriptional regulator, which produces MLLKDIAYQKIKEKILDEEYHPGLFLSERTLINDLSMSKTPIKNALVRLETEGFITVSSKQGIFINDLSVDKINDIYNLRIALESFNCETIYPVINADQLAELKSNIEETKLAVESADAKAFATLDHEFHLTLSEATGNQEITRILLNYQDHLLRITLRHLSKDPSRVRKFYEDHVEIYKALENHHSESVTLMRKHLQDSKSILFK; this is translated from the coding sequence GTGCTTTTAAAAGATATAGCCTATCAAAAAATAAAAGAAAAAATATTAGATGAAGAATATCACCCAGGTCTCTTTCTGTCTGAGAGAACATTAATTAATGACTTGAGCATGAGTAAGACACCAATAAAAAATGCTTTAGTACGTTTAGAGACGGAAGGGTTTATTACCGTTTCTTCTAAACAAGGAATTTTCATCAATGATTTATCAGTAGATAAAATTAATGATATCTACAATTTACGTATTGCACTAGAGAGCTTTAACTGTGAAACCATCTATCCAGTTATAAATGCTGATCAATTGGCAGAGTTAAAAAGCAATATTGAAGAAACAAAATTAGCAGTAGAAAGTGCAGATGCAAAAGCATTTGCGACATTGGATCATGAGTTTCATTTAACTCTTAGCGAAGCGACAGGAAATCAAGAAATCACACGAATTCTACTAAACTATCAGGATCATTTACTTCGAATTACACTAAGACATTTAAGTAAGGATCCGTCTAGAGTTCGAAAATTCTATGAAGATCATGTCGAGATTTACAAAGCGCTGGAAAATCATCATTCTGAGTCAGTGACATTAATGCGTAAACACTTGCAAGATTCTAAATCAATATTATTTAAATAA
- a CDS encoding zinc-dependent alcohol dehydrogenase, with protein sequence MKAVFVDAPETVVVKEIDIPKIKDDEVLIKVAVAGICGSDIHTYKGLHPFRKPPVVIGHEVAGEVVEIGKNVTKFNVGDRVTVEPQKGTGESEGEMTGNINYSDERLAPGMGDWLGTMAEYFVSPESLTIGLPDSVSYDHGVLVEPLAVGVHAAFKGDVKATDRVAIIGAGPIGLLTLAAVRARGVEETFITDVLDYSLDVARELGVKEAMNTMNNPNWIQEAKEKMGGSFDKVFVTVGVPGIVNDALTLLKKGGRAVTVAMFNGPQDLDIQQLQQNEKEIVGCMTYNRPDTEEALEIIRKKEIPVEKVISHHLSYEHAAEGFKIVNKKLDQSVKVLVNFN encoded by the coding sequence ATGAAAGCAGTATTTGTTGATGCGCCAGAAACAGTTGTTGTAAAGGAAATTGATATACCGAAAATAAAAGATGATGAAGTATTAATAAAAGTTGCCGTTGCAGGCATATGTGGTTCTGATATTCATACTTACAAAGGGTTACATCCTTTTAGGAAACCACCTGTTGTTATTGGTCATGAAGTAGCTGGTGAAGTGGTGGAAATCGGTAAGAATGTTACAAAATTTAATGTGGGAGACCGCGTTACGGTTGAACCACAAAAAGGCACAGGTGAAAGTGAAGGAGAAATGACGGGTAATATCAATTATTCTGATGAGCGATTGGCACCAGGAATGGGAGATTGGCTCGGTACAATGGCGGAATACTTTGTATCTCCTGAATCACTAACAATCGGTCTACCTGATTCTGTTAGCTATGACCATGGAGTGCTTGTTGAGCCGTTAGCTGTTGGTGTTCATGCTGCTTTTAAAGGGGATGTGAAAGCGACAGATCGAGTTGCTATTATTGGTGCAGGTCCAATTGGTCTTCTTACACTTGCAGCTGTTCGTGCACGTGGAGTGGAAGAAACGTTTATTACGGATGTTTTAGATTACTCACTGGATGTAGCTCGTGAGCTTGGAGTGAAAGAAGCCATGAATACGATGAATAATCCAAACTGGATCCAAGAAGCGAAAGAAAAAATGGGTGGCTCTTTCGATAAAGTCTTTGTCACTGTTGGTGTACCAGGCATTGTCAATGATGCTCTTACTCTATTGAAAAAGGGTGGTCGTGCCGTAACTGTAGCGATGTTTAATGGACCACAAGATCTTGATATTCAACAACTGCAGCAAAACGAGAAAGAAATCGTAGGATGTATGACATATAATCGACCAGATACAGAAGAAGCATTAGAAATTATTCGTAAAAAGGAAATTCCTGTTGAAAAGGTTATCTCTCACCATCTAAGCTACGAACATGCAGCTGAAGGGTTTAAAATCGTTAATAAAAAGCTAGATCAGTCTGTTAAAGTACTTGTTAATTTTAATTAA
- a CDS encoding TRAP transporter substrate-binding protein, producing the protein MMKTISSLLGLMLLTVFVLGGCASSATSGDNKDVTVLRLGHIQSESDIWNVSSVKFAELVNEKTNGSVKVEIYPSSTLGSDRDLIEGMQIGSVDFSLVAGVMSNFYTPYSILELPYLFDDMDHMKAFLYGEGGKKLQQDMLEATGVRGLEFFIRAPRELTTNKLVEMPADLKGIKIRVPNIEASVEGWEAMGANPTPMNFSEVYSSLQTGVIDAQENPASFITSAKIHEVQDYLIKTDHVYGYVQLLMSDKTYQKLTEAEQKAVEEAAIEARDYQNELVAKADEEALQEMKDAGVEIIEVDKEAFKDLVLPVHKRLADKYGRELYDSIVNTNQ; encoded by the coding sequence ATGATGAAAACCATTAGTAGTTTACTAGGGTTAATGCTGTTAACAGTCTTTGTTCTTGGAGGTTGTGCTTCTAGTGCAACCTCTGGGGATAACAAGGATGTAACAGTATTAAGACTCGGACATATACAGAGCGAAAGTGATATTTGGAATGTCTCTTCCGTTAAATTTGCAGAATTGGTTAATGAAAAGACAAATGGTTCAGTGAAAGTAGAGATATACCCAAGCTCTACATTAGGTTCTGATCGTGATCTAATAGAAGGTATGCAAATTGGATCAGTAGATTTCTCTCTTGTTGCTGGAGTAATGTCCAACTTTTATACTCCATACTCTATCTTAGAGTTGCCCTATTTGTTTGATGACATGGATCATATGAAAGCGTTTTTATATGGTGAGGGAGGAAAGAAACTACAACAAGATATGTTAGAAGCCACTGGTGTACGTGGACTTGAATTTTTTATACGAGCACCACGAGAGCTAACTACTAATAAATTAGTAGAAATGCCTGCTGATTTAAAAGGGATTAAAATTAGGGTGCCAAATATAGAAGCATCTGTTGAAGGCTGGGAGGCAATGGGAGCAAATCCAACTCCAATGAACTTTAGTGAAGTATACTCATCCCTACAAACAGGTGTAATTGATGCACAAGAAAACCCAGCTTCCTTTATCACTAGTGCTAAAATCCACGAAGTACAAGATTATCTAATTAAAACAGATCATGTATATGGTTATGTGCAATTATTAATGAGCGATAAAACCTATCAAAAACTAACCGAAGCAGAACAAAAAGCGGTGGAAGAAGCTGCTATAGAAGCACGTGATTACCAAAATGAACTTGTAGCAAAAGCGGATGAAGAAGCACTTCAAGAAATGAAGGATGCTGGAGTAGAGATTATTGAAGTCGATAAAGAGGCATTTAAGGACCTAGTTCTGCCTGTACATAAGAGGTTGGCAGATAAATATGGTCGAGAATTATATGATAGTATTGTCAACACGAATCAATAA
- a CDS encoding TRAP transporter small permease → MQLYVNFIDKINKVLKFVVSSMFIVLVALVFLQVVTRFVINYPLSWSEEIARYIMVYLVFLGSAVAVRKGEHIAIDFLVEIVSAKNKKRLMMLILSISSIFFAVLCYNGILLTALVAGEATPTLQFSMSWAYAAMPIGSLLMLLNAIAVLIEIKNRPVEEIPTGGDIL, encoded by the coding sequence ATGCAACTATATGTGAATTTTATAGATAAGATTAATAAAGTCTTGAAATTTGTTGTATCCAGTATGTTTATCGTATTGGTAGCACTTGTTTTCCTACAAGTTGTGACCAGGTTTGTTATAAATTATCCTTTGAGTTGGTCTGAGGAAATTGCTCGTTATATAATGGTTTACTTAGTATTTCTAGGTTCAGCAGTAGCTGTCCGTAAGGGGGAACATATTGCGATAGATTTTCTAGTTGAAATTGTAAGCGCTAAAAATAAGAAGCGATTAATGATGCTAATATTGTCTATCTCTTCTATTTTCTTTGCTGTCCTTTGTTATAACGGTATTTTATTGACTGCATTGGTAGCTGGAGAAGCAACACCAACTCTGCAATTTTCGATGTCTTGGGCCTATGCAGCAATGCCAATTGGATCTTTATTAATGTTGTTAAATGCTATTGCAGTCCTAATTGAAATAAAAAATCGTCCAGTAGAGGAAATACCAACAGGAGGTGACATCCTATGA
- a CDS encoding TRAP transporter large permease, protein MIAVLFISLIVFFLLGVPVAISLGLSSCLALLVSGDIPLLVLDQRAFVALDSFPLMAIPLFILAGVIMEHGGISERLINLANAISGHFYGGLGIVTVVTTMFFAAISGSSVAATAALGSILIPAMIKRGYHPNFAGSTQAVSGTLGIIIPPSIPLILYGVAAGASIGDLFIAGMVPGIVIGIGLIIVVVILAKKRNYLKEPRKSGNEVWQAFIKALPALIMPFIILGGIYSGIFTATESAGVAVVYALIVSIVFYRSINLKNIGKVLTQATSTTASIMFILATAGLFSWVLTIQNVPQQVAEMITSMSDNPTVFLIFVVLLLLLIGMFMETNASIIILAPILAPVASELGIDPVHFGIVMIVTLAIGMVTPPLGLNLFVAGKIANLRLDQLTRGMIPFYAAILIALLLITFIPFISMGLVQLFK, encoded by the coding sequence ATGATCGCAGTCTTATTTATTTCCCTAATTGTTTTCTTTTTACTAGGTGTACCAGTCGCTATATCCTTGGGATTGTCTTCCTGTCTTGCCCTATTGGTAAGTGGAGATATTCCACTTCTTGTTCTTGATCAACGTGCCTTTGTCGCGTTAGATTCCTTTCCATTAATGGCAATACCACTGTTCATATTAGCAGGTGTTATCATGGAGCATGGTGGTATTTCCGAACGATTAATTAATCTTGCTAATGCGATATCAGGACATTTCTATGGTGGATTAGGAATAGTAACGGTTGTCACAACCATGTTTTTTGCGGCTATTTCTGGATCAAGTGTAGCTGCAACTGCTGCATTAGGATCAATCCTTATTCCTGCCATGATTAAGCGTGGGTATCATCCTAACTTTGCTGGTAGTACCCAAGCTGTATCAGGGACACTAGGTATTATCATTCCACCTAGTATACCACTTATATTATATGGAGTTGCAGCTGGGGCATCTATTGGGGATCTATTCATAGCTGGGATGGTGCCAGGGATTGTAATAGGTATAGGGCTTATCATTGTGGTTGTTATTCTTGCGAAGAAACGTAATTATTTGAAAGAACCTAGAAAGAGTGGGAATGAAGTTTGGCAAGCTTTTATTAAAGCACTACCAGCACTTATTATGCCATTTATTATTCTAGGTGGTATATATAGTGGAATCTTTACGGCAACTGAGTCTGCAGGTGTTGCTGTAGTATATGCCCTTATCGTAAGTATTGTGTTTTATCGTTCTATTAACCTTAAAAATATTGGTAAAGTACTAACACAGGCAACGAGTACTACGGCTTCTATTATGTTTATCCTTGCAACTGCAGGACTATTTAGCTGGGTTTTAACTATCCAAAATGTTCCTCAACAAGTTGCGGAAATGATTACATCAATGTCGGATAATCCTACAGTATTCCTGATTTTTGTAGTCCTATTACTCTTGCTGATTGGAATGTTTATGGAAACAAATGCATCAATCATTATCCTTGCACCAATTTTAGCTCCTGTAGCTAGTGAACTCGGTATTGATCCAGTTCATTTTGGTATCGTTATGATTGTCACACTTGCTATCGGTATGGTAACACCGCCACTAGGATTGAACCTATTTGTAGCAGGTAAGATTGCTAACCTACGTTTAGACCAATTGACACGAGGTATGATACCATTTTACGCCGCCATTTTAATCGCATTATTGTTGATTACCTTTATTCCCTTTATATCAATGGGGTTAGTTCAATTATTTAAATAA
- a CDS encoding class II aldolase/adducin family protein: MNRLELIKELQQTGSFMMNNQLAWGTAGNISARLDNNDFYVSASGTYLGELEYDDFSLCSTDGLVEGKKPSKEFKMHQGIYEQRPEINAVLHASPFYSTLIACSDIDLPNNYFVEAMYYLEKVVRIPYKHPGSVDLAEVVTEHAKEGNVMLLENHGVIVYDVSLKEARMALQTLEYTAKMHITALKNGVNMQGLSNETVHDFIHHSGYKPLRNWGK; encoded by the coding sequence ATGAATCGTTTAGAACTTATTAAAGAATTACAACAAACAGGATCCTTTATGATGAATAATCAGTTAGCTTGGGGCACAGCTGGTAATATTAGTGCGCGTTTAGATAACAATGATTTTTATGTATCAGCTAGTGGAACTTACTTAGGCGAATTAGAGTATGATGACTTCTCCTTATGTTCAACCGATGGATTAGTAGAAGGGAAGAAGCCATCTAAGGAATTTAAGATGCACCAAGGTATCTATGAACAACGTCCTGAAATCAATGCAGTCTTACATGCATCACCATTTTACTCTACATTAATTGCATGTTCAGATATTGATTTACCGAATAATTATTTCGTAGAGGCCATGTATTACTTAGAAAAGGTTGTGCGGATTCCATATAAACATCCTGGAAGTGTAGATCTTGCAGAAGTAGTTACAGAACATGCAAAAGAAGGAAATGTCATGTTGCTGGAAAACCATGGCGTTATCGTTTATGATGTGAGCCTAAAAGAAGCACGTATGGCCCTTCAAACGTTAGAATATACAGCTAAAATGCATATAACTGCTTTGAAAAATGGGGTGAATATGCAAGGACTTAGTAATGAGACTGTACATGATTTTATTCATCATTCTGGGTATAAGCCGTTGAGAAACTGGGGGAAGTAA
- a CDS encoding formate/nitrite transporter family protein has product MEGASLFEVEKLALKKLKIYQRSKFRFFMRAVVASMFIGFGVIVAFKTGNFFYAVDSPLAYPMAALVFGAAIILIAYGGGDLFTGNTFYYTYAALRKKIKWSDVFKVWGTSYAGNIIGAIFFAIFILLTGLFKSPSVNDFLLHAAEAKLEAPISELFFRGILCNWLVCLAFFIPMALKEDIAKITVMILFVFCFFISGYEHSIANMATFSISYVLDQNPAITIPAIIRNLIPVTLGNLIGGVGFMGVMYYYVNKPFMDEEEK; this is encoded by the coding sequence AATTAGCCTTAAAAAAATTAAAAATTTATCAGCGAAGTAAGTTTCGCTTTTTTATGCGGGCTGTTGTCGCAAGTATGTTTATCGGCTTTGGTGTAATTGTTGCATTTAAAACCGGGAATTTCTTTTATGCAGTAGATTCACCTCTTGCCTATCCAATGGCAGCTTTAGTATTCGGGGCAGCAATTATTCTTATTGCCTATGGTGGCGGAGATTTATTCACAGGGAACACTTTTTACTATACTTACGCAGCATTAAGAAAAAAAATCAAATGGTCTGATGTTTTTAAAGTTTGGGGAACAAGCTATGCTGGAAATATTATAGGAGCTATTTTCTTTGCCATATTTATCTTGTTAACCGGGTTATTTAAGTCTCCTAGTGTAAATGACTTCTTGCTCCATGCAGCAGAGGCGAAATTGGAAGCACCGATAAGTGAGCTTTTCTTTCGGGGCATTTTATGTAACTGGCTTGTCTGTTTAGCTTTCTTTATCCCAATGGCTTTAAAAGAAGATATTGCAAAAATTACAGTCATGATTTTATTCGTTTTCTGTTTCTTTATTTCAGGATATGAGCATAGCATTGCCAATATGGCAACATTCTCTATTTCTTATGTACTGGATCAAAATCCAGCAATTACGATTCCAGCAATTATTCGCAACTTAATTCCTGTCACACTGGGAAATTTAATTGGCGGTGTCGGATTCATGGGCGTAATGTATTATTATGTAAACAAACCATTTATGGATGAAGAAGAAAAATAA